A window of Halococcus agarilyticus contains these coding sequences:
- a CDS encoding DUF7119 family protein — protein sequence MSPDGTPDASPERDSPVGEPVIRGDPAFAGERAREAVQFDPDDPESVARAAEIVRSFADDSVGDADSVYMLRGAAACAALVRGEGSYKAAAERTDGDATVSFIRKWARVHDLPRSIRQYVATGEIAPTAAKHIARVAGEARFLLAWATLDADLTVRDVRSIASDVNAGTPPERALEAHGVPPGEVTLDLPPGTYRELRRQAALRGVDPATLVAEALDGWEPTEDSPPERY from the coding sequence ATGAGCCCTGACGGCACGCCCGACGCGAGCCCCGAGCGCGACTCGCCCGTCGGCGAGCCGGTGATCCGGGGCGATCCCGCCTTCGCCGGCGAGCGCGCGCGGGAGGCGGTCCAGTTCGACCCCGACGATCCCGAGAGCGTGGCGCGCGCCGCCGAGATCGTCCGGTCGTTCGCCGACGACTCGGTGGGTGACGCCGACAGCGTCTACATGCTCCGCGGGGCGGCGGCGTGTGCGGCCCTGGTCCGTGGCGAGGGCTCGTACAAGGCCGCGGCCGAGCGCACCGACGGCGACGCCACGGTGTCGTTCATCCGGAAGTGGGCGCGGGTCCACGATCTGCCCCGTTCGATCCGTCAGTACGTCGCCACCGGCGAGATCGCCCCGACCGCGGCGAAGCACATCGCCCGGGTCGCGGGCGAGGCGCGCTTCCTGCTGGCGTGGGCGACCCTCGACGCCGATCTCACCGTTCGGGACGTCCGCTCGATCGCGAGCGACGTCAACGCGGGCACGCCGCCGGAGCGGGCGCTCGAAGCGCACGGCGTGCCGCCAGGCGAGGTGACGCTCGACCTCCCGCCGGGGACCTACCGCGAGCTCAGACGCCAGGCCGCCCTCCGGGGCGTCGACCCCGCAACCCTCGTCGCCGAGGCGCTCGATGGGTGGGAGCCGACGGAGGATTCGCCGCCGGAACGGTACTGA